The Ahaetulla prasina isolate Xishuangbanna chromosome 7, ASM2864084v1, whole genome shotgun sequence genome segment gtatcttctgaacttttgccaagaaaggcctttggcagtttgcctaattggaccaaggtttgctataggactgaggaatttgtgttgggaggaatttgttttaatttagttgaactacgctgggaatgaagtaattcgcatctgtttgaataaagtttgttttcgcacggactgagtttcctactacctacttgggcctgggtcacaacaatatccCTCCGACAGTGAAAACggcttggggtggggggctttgctggttgaggaactctgggacttgaagtccacaagtcttaaaagagccaagtttgcagacccctgctctaaggtacTTCcatggctggggtggggtggggctgtgccccTGGTCCAGCATCTTCACTAAGTGAACATCTCATGTGGCACACACCAGTCTAGTCTCTCTCGTGAAACCTTACTACCGCTAGGTTTCTTTCTCTGCCCACGCAGCCTATTTCCCAAAGATTTTTCTCTTCAGTTAAGTTCTGAACTGTAATTTGTAAAGCCTACGAATTACAGTATAGCAGAGCACTGCTGTCATCTTGCAGCCTGTTGGGAACACTGGTTTTTTTGCAAATTGGGTTTTATAGTACATGTATTTCTATCACCTATCTCTGTATTCCATCTGTCATTCGCCTATCATCTATCAGTCATGTCTTTTATCATCTATCtttcacctatctatctatggcAGTGACGGCTAAACTTTTCTGCGCCGAGTACCGAAAGTGCTCGTGCGCACGACCATAATGCTATGCGCctgtccatgcatgcacatgaccccgtgccccacccccatgtatGCATGTGACCCCCGCAtgtgcccctgcacatgcatgcataacCTTCCACGCGTGACCCCCGTGCGTGCAACCCAAccacccatgcatgcacacgcatctCCCATATGCACCTCacgcagagacccaaaaaccagctggctggcaggaggcgtgcgcacatgcgtggtagagctgagctggggtgatggcttTGTGTGGCCGCAGAGGGCTCtgtatgccacctgtggcatgcatgccatagatttgcAATCACGGATCTACGGtaactatctatctgtctgtctctctctaccATTTCTATCAGTCATCTATCATTTGTCATCTATCCTAtatatgtgtcgtgtccccctccccctccgacgaccgggtctaggaagtccgtatcaagagtggcaacgaagcctctgcagcttgtcaaattccttcgaggtttctcagggcaggcaggagtccaagttgtgacttcagcaatagcagcaaactagatgagactttgcttgactcaaggttggaatgccaaaagcaggtcctttatataggctgtggggtgtggctccctgactcagcatttatccaggcctgcccctcccttccttctgctgctgtCGCCTCtcggatctccggaagcgaggatcctcccactttgaattctcttcagctggatctgtagtcagtaattccagcacgtggctggcttcctgctcacacactgtaggagtgaagtttctcGGGCTGGTcagttcactcctgacatcctctctgggcatggtgccaggaccgggggctggaggcatgacaggccgttcatcttcattatcagacttggagtctgataacaggcctgggtgtagatgggaggggcctggctgagagggaggacgaggcacaacaatgtcatttgtcatctatctatatcacctATCATCTGtcagccatccatccatctatctgtcaatcatctctatcatctatctctttgTTTCTATAAGGAGGCTAGATTTCTTGTTCAAGAAAGATAAAAGTTCTGACTTTAGGATTTGATGACTGAATCAGTTATTATAGAAACATTGTGTATTTTCAATCTTGCTGTTCTATGTGTGCACTGTATGTTTTATGTTTGTTTAAATAGGTTGTTCTATCATAGAATTATTGATtagaaaaatattcaaatatgtatttttatgttttggtttggttttaaaaGGCGACTTGACTGTATTTGTCCAAACTGAAGTCAgaagtcaatttttaaaaatgatttttcccCGTCACTTAACGTTTCCCTTTTTGAGTCCCTGTcaccatttttttattattatttttttgtgtttGTTGTCTCTCTTTGTAACTTATAATACAGTtgactgtaaaaataaaaagaaatcaccTAGCttgttttttctaaaaaaaaaatttatttcattGTCTAAAGTCGCAATGATAAATATGTTCGATCACTACATTCAGTATCTCATTCAAAGAGCGAATAATGCTTGCAAGGACTAGAAGCTGAACGCGCACTTCATTGGTCAGGTAAATAACAGCTGTAAACTGATGGTAATGACAGTGTTTTCTATTAGAAGTAAAACCAAGGAGGGAATAACACGTTGCTTTCATAGCGGTTTTAAAACACACTCTCTAGACACATtctgtttctcaaccgtggcaactttaagacatgtggacttcaactccccaaattccccagggtttggctggagaattctgggagttgaagtccacatctcttaaaagttgccacggttgagaaacgcgGCTCTACATGGTCAGAAGATGCTCCGAACCACTGTTGCTGGTTATGCAATCCTCAAAAGCTACACTTGGCCAAACTGGGATAAAACTAGAAAGATTGGGTTGTGTTTCGTTGGCCAACTCTTTGAGGGAAAGCAGATGGAACCAGGGCATTATCACTTAGATCTTTTGAGGGACAATAAATAAACCCATGGCGTTATTGCTGGATATTTTAAGGGACAGAACCCATTTTTAAAAGGCGTTTTCCCAATTGGGATGCCTTTATTGCTTGCGCCTggttctgtattttttaaaaaactgatttttccTCTGTTCCACCTCAAACTGCAGCCTTCTCGTCCCAGCCTAAGCCCTCTTAGGTACCGGCACAAGATGGGTGCAAAGGTTTCACTTTGGCAAGTCTGGAGAGGCCAAGCCGGAGACTGTGAACAGGTGATCTAACAGGAGCTCTTCCCAATGGGCTGGTTTTGCTTCCAGATGCACCtgaaacaaatgcaaaaaaaaaaacacaacaggtaatcctcgatttacgacagactgtttagtgaccattccaagttatgaCGCCACTGAAAAAactgtttttcacgcttatgaccatttctgcatcatgtgatcaaaacccagatgcttggcaactggcatgtcttgatgacggttgcagtgtccctaatTCACATGATTTGAGACCCTAATTACGGGCTCAATTTTAgttgtacatcgaggactacctgtacatcacaACAGATTCTGGGGTACTTTCAAAGATCCCCCTCCGatactttacaggtagtcctcgacgtacaactaaAATTGAGCCCGTAATTAGGGTCGCAAATCATGTTAATCTTTAAACGGAGCCATCCCGTGACCTCACCCGATTtcacaaattgtttttttttgtagCAGCTGTTAATCAAATGTAAGAATCATATTAAATCACATTAataagtttggtctagtggttaaggcaccaggctagaaagtaggagattgtgagttcaaatcccgccttagccatgaaagcaagctgggtgactttgggccagtccttctctctctctctctctcagctcagcccagcccacctcccaGGGtcgttgctgtggggaaaataagaggagggaggTGTGTTGGGTATGTTCACCACGTTAAagtcatttgtaaaaataataaaagtgggctaCAAATCATTAAATAGAAATAAGCTCGTTTTCAGGATTAATCCcccaaattctgactggccccgccaccatctattcgctgcctcccgagtcccggctcatagggaggaaatggggattttgcagtatccttcccctggattggagagggaatggggattttgcagtatccttcccctggtgcggggtgggaatggagattctgcagtatccttcccttgaagtggggtgggaatggaaattttgcagtatctttcccctgaagtggggtgggaatggagattctgcagtatccttctcccaggagtggtgtgggaatggggattttacagtatccttcccctggagtgggaatggggattttgcagtatccttcccctggtgtggggtagaaatggggattttgcagtatccttcccctggagtggggtgggaatggggattttacaggatccttcccctggagtggggagagaacggagattttacagtatccttcccctggagtggggtgggaatggagattttacagcatccttcccctgccacgcccccatgccacgcccaccaagccataccacgcccaccaagccatgcctaccaagccacacccacagaaccggtagtaaaaatttttgaaacccagcactTCCCCAAAGCCCCTGTTTACctatttttcctccccaaaataccCCAGGTTCCCAGAGCTTCCTGATTCAAGGCAGGGGCAACAGCCTTGGTTTCTGGTCCAGCTGTGCTCCATCCTCTGGGATGAAAAATGCCTCATACAACCTCCCCATCGCATGTCCCGAGATGCTTTCTTTCTTGAACCCAAATGCCTAGGGCAGAGAGAGACTGGGTCATCCGTGTGAACGAACATACCTGGGGGTGTCCAGCTGGGCTTCTTGGGCACTGAAGGGCTTGAGGTTTTCAAAGGCTTCCCAACCGATTTCAAAGAACCTAATTCAACCTCCGAAGGTGGCTGAGAGTTTTCCTGATCTAATCGTGAGATTGAAAGATGGAAAAAGTAACGAACGGATGGAGGGTTACTGAATAACTCCTccttttaagacaggggtctccaaccttggtccctttaagacttgtggacttcaactcccagagttcctcagccagctttgctggctgagggactctgggagttgaagtccacaagtcttaaagggaccaaggttggagacccctgctttaagaaatGCAGATTAATTGCATACAACATTtgcccagaactgaagaagcttcttggatgagaagcgaaacatttgcaaagaaaaaacaacaaagccCAGGTGCCTTTgggggcgggggtggtggtggtacttTGGGGGCGGGGACAACAGGGTACTGAGAAGGGATGATTTTTAACACAGAGTTTCACAGTGACAcactaaatattttaatatcatcACACTTGTTTCATTCTGTTTGCAGGAAAATCTttttctagaatagaattctaCTCGCTGTGCTAGCTCAAAATGACAACATTGAGTGGGTCTGTACAAAATTACTTGAGTTTAAAAATGCGGTGAAATAAAAGGGTCACACGCATAGTTACAATCAgcttctaaggtaaaggtaaaggttcccctcgcacatatgtgctagttgttccttactctaggaggcagtgctcatcactgtttcaaagccgaagagccagcgctgtccaaagacatctccgtggtcatgtggcacgCATGACTCAAAGACAAAGGCGTACAAAAAGcttttactttcccaccaaaggtgatccctatttttttacttgtgttgtgacctaggcaatTACCagacagtcctaaacaaacatattttattagaacagctgagaattacttcattctcagcttagtccaaattaattccaaaacaagtccttcagaaaaagtccttcggctttaTGGCACCCTGccgaaggcttttcttggcaaagccccacaagtTCGAAACACAAgaaacaatgttgctttcctacaaagagcccaagaacctttcctgctcttttaagacttatgggaggggccaatcatctcctgctcgtactcctgagtcgtcctttttgctttagctgctcttgccttctggcagctcttcgatGCATGtactaggaacaagctcctcctgttcctctgcctctctattgtCCGTCTCTGgaagctccagagtccacgcattgctcccagatggccctggccccatctctgcctccaacgcagacccctcgtccgggccttcccctgactccaggactggcccattgtcctccccagcctcctcagtgtccgactccactgcccgctccacaggctgctggtggaccacaacaccttgcattattatgtgctttcaaactactaggttggcagaagctgggacaagtaacgggagctcaccgtgttatgcgacactagggattcgaaccgctgaactgccgaccttccgatcgacaagctcagcgtcttagccattgagccaccacataCTTCTAGGTATTCTCAAGTAAATGCAATTTAAGAGGAAAAAAGGGCGAAAACCCCAAGAGGCAAACTTAGGGCATGATATTAGGGAAAGAATGCTACATGCCATCTTCAGGTCAATCTTACTGGCAGATAAGTTTTCATCGTTCTCCATCTCTGGTGTGGATAACACAGCTTCCTGTTTGAAATCCTCTACGGCTGCCTTAGGTTCAGCACGGTCATCTAGAATTGAAATTAAACAGTGAAGACGATGCttcagaaggaaagagaagtgtcaGAGGCCATGTCCTCTGACCAAGACGAGGCTGTGgattctgctgggcttctcttGCACCCGTTCTGAACAGGGCACCTACAGTCCATACAACAGCAAGAGCTCAAAGTGTCTAACTCACCTTCCATCCACTGATGACTCACTACCACTCTGACAGTCAGCCAGACTGGACATGTTTTCACTGAACAACATTGGGAATTTAGATGAAGGAAATAAACCCATCGTCCTTATGGGCCCAGACGACTAGAGTTCTAGGCTGAAGTTATTGTCCATGTGGAAAGAAGATAATGGAGAATGCTGGATGTCTTATGCACTTGCAAATAAGAGGTAAtttgcacatacatacatacatacatatatatgttttctgaggttttcgcgggtgtttgtatgtaggtctttggttatttgggttttctcccgcgtagtgggttacccccactagcagttaaaaggaagaaacagctgcgatcacacattgctcctagaagcacaaagctgaagcctgaagatgacgaatgagacttcgttgaaacgtcaccaagacacttctaattttacgcgggagaaaacccgaataaccaaagagatatatacatatacatacatacatacatacatacatacatatatatttgttttctgaggttttcgcgggtgtttgtatgtaggtctttggttattcgggttttctcccgcgtaaaattggaagtgtcttggggacgtttcgacgaagtctcattcgtcatcttcaggcttcagcatcgtgcttctgggagcaatgtgtgattgcagctgtttcttcttagttcaaacccccactagcagttaaaaaggaagaaacagctgcaatcacacattgctcccagaagcacgatgctgaagcctgaagatgacgaatgagacttcgtcgaaacgtccccGGGACATTAATTTTCTTCCCGGgttcatgcgatcacctttttgcgaccttctgacaagcaaagtcaatggtgaagccagatccacttaacaactgtgtaagtaacttaactgcagtggttcgcttaacagctgtaTCAAGAAAGGTcacacaatggggcaaaactcacttaatcaactcactcagcaacagaaatgttgggttcgatTGTGGTCTTAAATTGGGGATTACCTGCGCAGTATCAGACCGAGTTCCTGGCACCTTCACTTCAAGGGATGCTGCTAAAGGCAGTCCCTGAGTGGCAGGAATAGCAAACCTGAAACATGCTGCCTTCTGTATAACTTGACTATTCTATCAGCAAAAAGTAAGGCAAGAAATGAACAATTTCAAGAAATAACATATCACCACTCCCAAAGATGTACATAAAAAACGGTATTTTTATCTTGAGAGTTTTAAGAATCAccttttttctgaattttatctTTGTTTCCCAAATATTCATTCAATGACAGGGCTAAGGTAACTTCCAAGTCTCTCTGGAAAAGTTTCTCACCGAGGGGAACTCTGAAACAGAAAACaaggcagaattttttcccccctccagttGGGCAAAGGACACTCCAATGTTCAGCCACTGCCCATCCCAAAATTCTGCAGGCATCGGAAACAAATGATGTCATTAAAGTTCAGCCACAACAACAGAATAACCTTTGCTAAACCAGCTGGTCCAATAAAGTAGACAGCAAATCTTCGGGATCCTAAGTCCTTGTTAACAGAATGGGCAATCTTGTAGAGTAGCGGGTAATAAAGAGATAATTGCTACaaatggaattttgcagtatttttccacACTTGGAGGGGAGACATCATTCACAATTTCTTATGATTTAAACGCCACATTTTGACTGATGGATCCTAAGGCTGCAATTCCTTTGCAACAGCTGCTTGCTGTCCATGGCAAGTTTGCAATCAACTTGATTAAATATCATTATCATAAATAATGTAGTTTGGAGATATGAATACACACATATTAATATACAATACAcatgcatatatgtatacatacatatatcacatatatacacacgttttaatatacatacacatacaagtattctatacatacatatttatacatttatacactATACATACgcacaaacatatacacacatatattcatatacaacatatgcatatacaatgtatacaaatatacatacacgtttatgtatacacatatatgcataaatatatgcacatacatatatacacatatatgtatattcatacacacatatattcacatacaatatacatatgtatatacatacacatattcatattcatacacatacatatacacatattcatatataatatatactcaTATATTCATACATAGACAAATATATATTCACATACAATATACATACGTATATACATACACTTATATATTCatccacacatacatatacattcatATATAATATACACTCATATTCATACATGTACACAAATATATTCACATACAATATACATACACGTATACattcatacacatacatatacatacattcatataATATATACACTCATATATATTCATTCTTATACACAAAATATATATTCCCGTATGATCTACACTCACATATatctatgtatacatatatatatgcacgtAGCTACAATCTAAACCTATTTACATGTGTCTGTgtgcatttatctatctatccacacacacgcacatatgcatatatctgtgtgtatgtatatatgtgtgtgtgtgtgtgtatttacatttatatcccgcccttctccgaagactcagggcagcttacagtgtgtaaggcaatagtctcattctatttgtatatttatatacaaagtcaacttattgcccccccaacaatctgggtcctcattttacctaccttataaaggatggaaggctgagtcaaccttgggcctggtgggacttgaacctgcagtaattgcaagcagctgtgtttaataacaggcttcttacagcctgagccacaccgcggccctatatctatctatctatctatctatctatctatctatctatctatctatctatctatctatctatagtatatatatatactatatgcgAGTATATAGATATGTGTgggtgctatatatatatatatatatatatatatatatatatatatatatatatatatcagccaCACATATCTATATACTCACATATATATGTGTgggtgctatatatatatatatatatatatatatatatatatatatatatatatatatatatatatatatatatatatatatatatatatatatatatatatattctgtgctGTATGCGAGTATATAGATACTGTGCTGTATGCGAGTATATAGAtatgtatatagtatatatatactaTAGTATATAGATATGTGtgggtgatatatatatatatatatatatacagcacCCACACATATCTATATACTAGCATACAGCACAGAATCCCTCTGCCCGTATT includes the following:
- the RAD51AP1 gene encoding RAD51-associated protein 1 isoform X1, producing the protein MARRSGRSGRAAPADPFQEGDEDEDFAAPPKKARPAGKRVPLGEKLFQRDLEVTLALSLNEYLGNKDKIQKKDDRAEPKAAVEDFKQEAVLSTPEMENDENLSANQENSQPPSEVELGSLKSVGKPLKTSSPSVPKKPSWTPPGASGSKTSPLGRAPVRSPVHSLRLGLSRLAKVKPLHPSCAGT
- the RAD51AP1 gene encoding RAD51-associated protein 1 isoform X2, with the translated sequence MARRSGRSGRAAPADPFQEGDEDEDFAAPPKKARPAGKRVPLGEKLFQRDLEVTLALSLNEYLGNKDKIQKKDQENSQPPSEVELGSLKSVGKPLKTSSPSVPKKPSWTPPGASGSKTSPLGRAPVRSPVHSLRLGLSRLAKVKPLHPSCAGT
- the RAD51AP1 gene encoding RAD51-associated protein 1 isoform X3, with product MARRSGRSGRAAPADPFQEGDEDEDFAAPPKKARPAGKRVPLGEKLFQRDLEVTLALSLNEYLGNKDKIQKKDDRAEPKAAVEDFKQEAVLSTPEMENDENLSASASGSKTSPLGRAPVRSPVHSLRLGLSRLAKVKPLHPSCAGT